In one window of Episyrphus balteatus chromosome 3, idEpiBalt1.1, whole genome shotgun sequence DNA:
- the LOC129916104 gene encoding protein bicaudal C, whose amino-acid sequence MMASALQFNKLLYATAATTSDAPSETQSEISSADSGWSDIRAIAVRLGVSNPEDLHTERFKVDRHKLENMIKVESNIEGLNSAEYFFESVMKTTETYISWPCRLKIGAKSKKDPHVRIVGKPDDVNRAKERILANLDSRGSRVIMKMDVSYTDHSYIIGRGGNNIKRIMEDTATHIHFPDSNRSNPTEKSNQVSLCGSLEGVERARALVRLSTPLLMSFELPIRAEGEPIPDHDTPYIKEVEIKFNVQVIFSSRPKLHSSLVLVKGSEKDADKVQEATQLLINCTCGKHAGEMLVQMQLEISPQHHEIVKGKNNGNLVTIMERTKTEIRFPELCDANVKPIRRSQVVITGTIGGVYKARQQLVGNLPIALIFDFPDNQNDAMEIMSLSTKYGVFISLRQKQRQSTMAIIIKGVEKFIDKIYEARHEILRLKTLLVKPEIPLLYFSPKDQEVETAYRRSLTSLLASYPDSPLTPTNVAKASSSTVSPQMNANAFNNNNNNNNTMTQNMNNYAANKYHGTPTGICAPTQKYLQAHNNSFHRNQPNNNNNYLQVSPSTPVNCISPRNTLNTSRGSQTNTNATNANANSHNTSGYQSFSSSTTSLEQAYPPYSGQGQGGQSHGPYSPDSTYSSEAGCRGGRRSSDGVLLGLGGAGGVGGAVGFGPGSEIYRNQHFDLRQRVFDFDMKRIMGFKAMERAPISGELRTPNANWIGLALSRTSPAPLETGDDNNAWNRSSGCGVAPNAGAGGASVGGGAGADGGGGRNGNGGNNNNSNNNANAAIGAAAAATGGIPISPYCLGATTGMIDSTPLNRRIQMSQHKNMHSLLTTLGLEHYIKTFVTNEIDLEMFTTLTEDDLIQMGITAFGARKKLLVAIHTMQANEVAALCMPSSSNSSPRFSGSAAPGAERRTSNGW is encoded by the exons ATGATGGCATCAGCTTTACAATTTAACAAGCTGCTGTATGCGACAGCAGCTACAACAAGTGATGCCCCAAGCGAGACTCAGAGTGAGATATCGTCAGCAGATAGCGGCTGGAGTGACATACGAGCAATAGCCGTAAGACTTGGAGTATCCAATCCTGAGGACTTGCATACGGAACGTTTTAAAGTTGACCGTCATAAGCTTGAGAATATGATAAAAG ttGAGAGTAACATTGAAGGACTAAATAGCGctgagtatttttttgaaagc GTCATGAAAACAACTGAGACTTATATCAGTTGGCCATGTAGACTCAAAATTGGAGCCAAGAGCAAAAAGG atCCCCATGTTCGCATAGTTGGCAAACCGGACGATGTTAATCGGGCAAAAGAACGAATCCTGGCAAACCTCGACTCGAGG ggttcTCGAGTTATAATGAAAATGGACGTCTCCTATACCGATCATTCGTACATCATTGGACGTGGTGGTAACAATATTAAACGTATTATGGAGGACACTGCCACCCATATACACTTTCCCGATTCGAATCGATCGAATCCAACGGAGAAAAGTAATCAGGTGTCGTTGTGCGGTAGTTTGGAGGGAGTTGAACGTGCTAGGGCATTAGTGCGTTTATCAACGCCATTATTGATGTCCTTTGAATTGCCAATTAGAGCTGAAGGTGAACCTATTCCGGATCATGATACTCCATATATAAAGGaggttgaaattaaatttaatgttcag gTCATTTTTTCATCAAGACCAAAATTGCATTCTTCTTTAGTTTTGGTTAAAGGATCTGAAAAAGATGCTGATAAAGTGCAGGAAGCTACTCAGCTTTTGATTAATTGTACTTGTGGAAAACATGCg ggtgaAATGTTAGTTCAAATGCAACTAGAAATCTCTCCACAACATCATGAAATTGTCAAAGGCAAAAACAATGGAAATCTAGTGACCATTATGGAGCGTACCAAAACTGAG ATAAGATTTCCCGAACTTTGCGATGCTAATGTTAAACCAATTAGAAGATCTCAAGTTGTTATAACTGGAACTATTGGTGGAGTCTATAAAGCTAGACAGCAATtggtg ggaaacCTTCCAATCGCTTTGATATTTGACTTTCCTGACAATCAAAATGATGCAATGGAAATAATGAGCCTTAGTACCAAATATGGAGTTTTCATATCTCTAAGACAAAAACAACGACAAAGTACAATGGCTATCATTATAAAAGGTGTAGAGAAATTTATTG ATAAAATCTACGAAGCTCGTCACGAAATTCTACGCCTAAAAACTCTACTCGTAAAACCCGAAATTCCATTGTTATATTTCTCACCAAAAGACCAAGAAGTCGAAACAGCTTATCGTCGATCATTGACGTCGCTCTTGGCCAGCTATCCAGACAGTCCATTAACACCGACCAATGTTGCCAAGGCTTCGTCATCGACAGTTTCACCACAAATGAATGCAAATGCtttcaataacaacaacaacaacaacaataccatGACTCAAAACATGAACAACTATGCCGCTAATAAATACCATGGCACTCCCACGGGAATTTGTGCTCCAACTCAAAAGTATCTCCAAGCTCATAACAATAGCTTCCATCGTAATCAGCCGAATAATAACAACAATTACTTGCAAGTGTCGCCATCTACTCCGGTTAACTGTATCTCACCGAGGAATACTTTGAACACTTCTCGGGGCAGTCAGACTAACACGAATGCGACAAATGCTAATGCGAATAGTCACAATACGAGTGGATATCAGAGTTTTAGTAGTAGCACTACTTCATTGGAGCAAGCCTATCCACCGTATTCGGGACAGGGACAAGGTGGCCAAAGTCATGGCCCATATTCACCAGATTCGACTTATAGTAGTGAAGCTGGTTGTCGCGGAGGACGACGGTCAAGCGATGGTGTATTGTTGGGGCTTGGAGGAGCTGGAGGCGTTGGTGGAGCAGTTGGATTTGGACCTGGGAGTGAGATTTATCGGAATCAACATTTTGATCTAAGA CAACGTGTCTTTGACTTTGATATGAAGCGTATTATGGGCTTCAAGGCTATGGAACGAGCACCGATTAGCGGTGAGCTCCGTACACCAAATGCCAACTGGATTGGCTTGGCACTGAGTCGCACATCGCCGGCACCGTTGGAAACGGGTGACGACAATAATGCATGGAATCGCAGTAGTGGATGTGGTGTTGCTCCAAATGCTGGTGCTGGTGGTGCGAGTGTAGGTGGTGGTGCTGGTGCTGATGGAGGAGGAGGAAGGAATGGAAATGGCGGAAATAATAACAATTCCAATAATAATGCAAACGCAGCAATtggtgctgctgctgctgcaacTGGAGGAATACCAATCTCTCCTTATTGCCTTGGTGCAACAACTGGAATGATTGATTCAACACCATTAAATCGCCGTATACAAATGTCCCAGCATAAGAATATGCATTCTCTATTGACTACTCTCGGATTGGAACATTACATAA AAACCTTCGTTACGAACGAAATTGATTTGGAAATGTTCACAACACTGACTGAAGACGACCTTATTCAAATGGGCATTACGGCATTTGGTGCACGTAAGAAACTCCTTGTTGCCATTCATACAATGCAAGCAAATGAGGTTGCGGCTCTATGTATGCCATCTTCATCTAATTCATCGCCACGTTTCTCTGGATCGGCTGCGCCAGGTGCCGAGAGACGTACCTCTAATGGatggtag